The nucleotide sequence aATTGACTGTTacaaaccaaaagaagaagaaagctctccacaaaatGATAGgcctcattgctgaagacaacatctaCACAACTGTTGTAGGGAGACCACTTGTTTTCCAGacgcccagcagctcagacccaaaataattacacagaaactatattattcaaattactgcttggcccattagctctagcttcttattgactaacacttatatcttaatttaacccatttatagtaatctgagtattgccacatggctgttgcttactgagtaaagttttcagcatctgtctccagcaggtttctctctaactctaactcctttctcccagcattcagtttagttttccctatctaagttcttccctatcaatgggcaaaaacagtttctttattcaccaatgatattcacagcatacaaaggggaatgtCACATCACACAACTCATTAAAGATGGAGCTGTCAAGCCAGTGCTCCCATGGAGCCTTCACTCCTACACTTCAGCATCTTTGGTGCAGGAACATACTCTACATACTCTCAAAAGACAAATGTAAACAGCAGCCCATCTACAACCCTTTAACTACATTCATGTACTGCCTGCATGATGAgctagggcagtggtggcacaaagtGGTGGCATCAAATCCTTCCCTTGAGGGTTCAGGGAAACTcacagaaaagaaggcagaagtaGTGTAAGAGCCAAAGGGAATGGAAGGCACCAGGAGAATAAGTCTCTCTAAACCAACTGAGAAAagctcatatacacacatagaaactAAACCAGTATGCTCAGGGCCTGCACAAGTCTgcatgagggtgtgtgtgtgtgtgtgtgtgtgtgtgtgtgtgtgtgtgtgtgtgtattatgacttccagtttattgtttttatgggattcctgagcgTGTTAACATGTGGAACTCTGATAATTGTGCCTTCTTTGATTTCTTGACAGGCTCATTAGGGCTATGTAACTATGcttcagatttttaaatgttgatTTTTGTAGCCTGTTTCTTAAGGCTCAAAGTGTTTACCAATTTTCAGAGATTCTTGTGGATTCTTTTAGTTTCCTTAAACACAGCACCATGGCCTCTAAATATATACCTCTTTGACCTCTTTCTTTCCTACTTGATAGGCAGTTATTTATAGAGCTAGCCCCCGTAAACTAAGAATGGAAACCTCCTCTCCTGGACTCACTCAGTTCCCACACTTAGAGGTCTGGTACCTTTCCTATGGATGTTTGTTTGACTGTCAAACGCATTCTCTGCTTTCATATTTTTTccaaaatttacttttcttttactgtttctttcatttttgagattgtatGATTACAGCATTTCCTCATTCTCTATTATCACTCCGAACATTCCCATATACCcatccttgctctctttccaATTTATAACTTATCTttaattaattgttgttatatgaATATAActatttgtatgtgcatatgtatttaaaCATACAACTTACTCAGActgtataatattacttgtatgtatctTAAGAAGgttattgtgttttgtttagaTGTATTTTAATGAATGTTATTATATGTCTCTTGGTGATTTGGTTTCATTGTTTACACCACCTCTTTTTCCACCAGCTACAAACTGACACAAAGAAAGAATCCTTAGATTGTTCCCTTTTAATGAATTCAGGCACATTTTTAGGGAGAACAATACTGTTGGTAGCACCTATTATTTTGTTCATGCTAGACAAAATCTCCAGCACTGATATAATCCCAGGACTTCGAAAAAATTATTCAAGGGACATGATACTGATATAGCTGCAGTGCCATTTTGAAAGCCAATGTGacttctaattaaaaaaaaaactgtatctaAAAGTTGatgttggaaaccaaactcaTTGATATATGTTTAAGAATGAAGTCTAAAATACTACCATATGAGACATGAGACAAAGAGAAGCATGTCTGAAAATTATCAAATGGCCACTGatttttacagaaaattaaaatcaacatGTATAAGAAATACACTAATAACAACTGATGATATGTTTATATAAGATGTAGATCACCAACAACAACCAGATCATGCTTcattagcaagttccaggaaatttATTCACTGAGATACAATATATTCTATaataacaaaacaagcaaaaacaaataaatttacctatgaaatccttaaagaaaacagatatCAAAAGCAGacaattattttatgtgcatcataTAACAGGATCAGGCCATATGCACATAATAAGTTAAATATAGATTAAGCTAGAGTCTTGGAAATATCCCCAGACCCTCGTTTTGACACCCATGATTTGATCACGGGTTCAGGACACAGAACATAATTATTTCAGGCATGCAGCTTGgtaaatatagtaaaatatgCACTTGTGATGTTTTTCTGAAGCACAGTGGAGAGATGGATAACACTGCAATACTTGTGGTTTTCCCCAAAGACACACAGGTATATAAAGGCCTCTGGCAGGTGGGGACACACAGACTTGAGAAGCCTACTGCTTATCTTCTCTGAACACTCCTGACAGCATGTGTTACTACTGCGGATACTACGGAGGCCTGGGCTATGGCTATGGTGGCCTAGGCTATGGCTGTGGCTATGGTGGTTATGGTGGCTATGGTGGATGTGGTAGATATGGTGGCTATGGTTATGGCTGCTACCGCCCACTGTGCTATAGAAGATACTGGTCTTATGGCTTCTACTGAAGAGTTTCTGATGCCCAGTCTTCCTGACTAGAAGAGCTTCCAAGTATTTTTACATTAGGGacacatacatattttcaaaACTTCTAACTTAGACCAAAATACCTGAAAAAATCACTGAAACACAACCTGATCATCTAATTCCTCATCTTCAGTCAGACTGTGATTATCTGCAAAAATGTTTTATCTTCATCATGATCTGCAAATTGTTTCCAAAATTAACTCTCAATCTTTGTGTAAAAATGTTTGTATTCTTAAGcaactaaaatattaaacagtgtaaaataatttgtatactttgtgcttttgtatctgtttgtCACATATGGGTGCAGTTGTGGAAAAGTCAGAGGGGAGTGAAGGAGAGGAACATggagtgggaaaagaaaaaagaaggaaaataaggttGGAGGAGAGGAcatcagagagagaaaaacatatCCTTTCAGGGGTCTTGGATGGATATTTGGTTGTTTTTATAACTTGAATATTATAAACAATGGAATAATAAAGTTGGCAGTGCACTATTTCTTTAGGATCCAATAATTTAATCTAGTTATAATAACAGTAGTGTAACTTCTAGATATTCTGTCACTTCCCTCTATATTTGCAAGCATCCTGGATGTTATTTTCTGTCATGGTTGTACCAAGTTATATTCCCATCAACAATGGAAAAGTTTTATCCATGTGCTCTGTaacattcattttttcttttatttgtcttttattttattgattgagctctacatttttctctgctcccttcccagcctctcccctccccttcaaccctcttccaaggtccccatcctcccaatttactcaggagatcttgtctttttttaattcccatgtagattagatctatgtatgtctctcttagggtcctcattgtagtCTAAGCCTTTGGGATTGGGAtttatgggctggttttctttgctttatgtttaaaaaccacttatgagtgagatcatgtgataattgtctttgtgtctgggttacttcactcaaaatgatgttttctagcccaatacatttgcctgcaaatttcaagatgtcgttatttttttctcctgcgtagtatttcattgtgtaaatgtaccacattttccttatccattctttgaacaaggggcatttaggttgttcccaggttcgggctatgacaaacaatgctgctatgaacatagctgagcacatgttcttgtggcacaattgagcatcctttggatatatacccaaaagtggtattgctgggtcttgaggaaggttgtttcctaattttctgagaaatcaccacactgacatccaaaggagttgtaccagcttgcattcccaccagcaatacaggagtgttccctttaccccacaaccttgCCAACATAACATTCATCTTTTTACACAAGGGTTACCTAACAGTTGTTGGGTGCAATCTCATCTTGATCTTGATTTACATTCTGCACTATTAGTAGAACATTACTGGGTCCACTTGTCCATCTATagcttttcatttgaaaaatgtcTGTTCTAATTCTTGTCACATTTTGGCATCAGTTTATATTTTTTTGGCTGTTTAGCTTTAGCTATGCATACCCtctattaattttgtttattcatcCCTTGCCTGATAtacttgttttcttcctctgaatGGAGTTTCCTTGATACAGTTAATGGTTCCGTTCTTCAGAACTTTCTTAATTGGTACATGAAAAgttgtctgttttcattttattttcttatgtgtgtGACAACTCTGTGTGTTTCAGAGGTgttcatgtgaatgtgtgtacacaGGTACATGTGTATGAGCGTGCTAACATGGAAAGGTTTGAAGTTCAGGTCTTTCTCAGTTGCTTTCCAATTTACATATTGAGGTAGAGTCATTAGAGCAGGAATCTAGCATTCTAGCTAGTCTGGCAATCTGACTTGCTTCAAATGATACGCAAGGTTAACAGGTGAACTGCTACACTCAGCAGGGCTTAAGAAGTCTATACTTGGTTTCACGTTGATATTTCATATTCACTGGCCATTTGATTTGGTTCTCATTCATCCCTCTATAACCTGCCTTCCCCTACCCCTCCTTTGCTTTTTATGGTTCATGTATTGCAATAGTCTCTTGTTTTCCCATCCCTCTGATATGTTCTCGTCTCATGGAGCCCTTTCTGGTTGAATGATTTATTATGTCAGAGTGTgcaaagaaatacacacataaacacacacaaacaatttaaatatagatTCTGTACATGGCACAAGTTATGCAGCatttgactttctttttaaacttttagtataaagacattttctaatttaaaaaaatgcattaattataaaatccATACAATGTTTTTTTAAGGGTAGTCATCCCCTCAATTCCTACCCTTACTGTATTTATTTCCCAAttttgagattattatttttgttttacttttgccCAGGACGTACAATTAGTATTGCACAACTTGTCTTAGAATTGAGGCCTGCTTTGGTTTGCAGCCAGCATATCGAGATTACATCACTAATAAAAATTGATCTTTCAGAAGCTATCAAATCCTAATTACCCCTCAGTTACTGGGAGTCTAACTCCCTCCTCCTCCAAGAAGGAGGAGGTTGAGGGATGTACTGATCTAAGGGTATGACAATAAGTCATTAGTAATCATCTTGATGGTATTTCCATTTAACAGAATAATCAGTAGTGGGTTCTCTACTAGAACCTGTGAaactgtggtttttttgtttctattataattttattcattttattatttctgtatatGTTGGAATGGAGATATGCATATGGCATATCATGAacctggaagtcagaggaaaatatgaaaatgggtcctctccttccaccttatagGACACTTACATAAAACACAGCATGTTTCAAGCATGGGTGTCATGTGCCTTTAGGTACTGATCCATCTCATCAGCtcagcatttgtctttctcagtctgacTTATTTTGTTTAACATAATGAGCAGTTGAGCCCAAATTTTGTGAAGAAAACGATTTGAAGAAGACACTGGGATATGGAAGGACGTTTCCTGCTCATGGCATGGAAAGAATTAATTGCATGACAGAGGTTATGTTTGCTTAACAAATGTAGAAATGTCATGAAAtcttcatcaaaattccaatcATATTCTAAGAGAACTAGACAATACAATCCTAAAGATCATATGAAAGCACAAAATGAACCTACATCCAAAGTAATACAAAGCTGAAAGGAAGATGCTGGACCTACCACCAAACCTGATCTCATGTTAAACCTcagagccatagtaataaaaGCTAATTAACAGTAGcacaagagaaaacatacaaaatttgaaagaacatatataaaagaaatacattaagaataaaaccaaaatgaaattaTGTAGATATTAACTATCATTAAGTTACCAATAACCAGATCATTTTTGTTATGGAGACTAAGGGAATATATTCCTCCTGATAGAATTACTCtataattaaagaaacaaaatgaaaggaaaggaaaggaaagaaaagaaaagacgaAGACCTGTGGAGTATTATAAAACAAacaggcataaaaacagagagtgaTGTTTCAGTGACTACCATAGAGACACAGTAGAGTTTTCTAAGCATTAGAAAAACTAAGTACAGAATGAGGAAGAGTCGGAAAACAGTAACAGAATCTCATGTTAAAACCTCATGATTTGACCATGGGATCCCGACATATGAGCACAATTATCTCAGTTACGTTGATTTGTTTGTCCAATAATCCATGGCATGCTGATGTTTTCTGAGCACAGAGGAAGCATGTATGCCATTATAATGCTTGTGGTTTCCCCCAACAAACAGCCAGGTGTATAAAAGGCCATTGGCAGATGGTGACATCCATACTCAAGAAACCTTCAGCTGGTCCTAACCTAAGCAGTCTACTCCTGACACCATGTGTTACTATGGCAGCTACTATGGAGGCCTGGGTTATGGCTATGGTGGTCTAGGCTGTGGTTATGGCTGTGGCTATGGTGGCTATGGTGGCTATGGAGGCTGTGGTGGATATGGTGGATATGGTGGCTATGGTTATGGTTGCTGCCGCCCACTGTGCTGTAGAAGGTACTGGTCTTATGGCTTCTACTGAAGTTTCTACAGAGGCCCAGCTTTCCTTACTGAAAATGTTTCTGAGTATTTCAAAGACAGTCAAAATATCTTCACAAAATTCTACCTTTTTactaaaatatctgaaaaataattgaaatactACTTGGCCATCTAATGTTTCATGTTCACAGTTGGACTGTGATTAtgttttatgttatatttatCACATTCTGTAAAATGTTTTCAAGATTGACTCTCAACTTTTGTGTTAAAATGTATGCACTATCAAATAACTAAATGATTAAACAATCCAACCAATTTCCATATGTCTTGTGCTTTTGTATCTGTCTGGTCACATGTGGGGTGGTTGTGGAAAAGTGGAAGGGGAGTGAAGgagaggaaatggagagggagaagaaaaatggaCGAAGATAAGGATGAAGTATAGGGCACTGGAGAGAGGCATATCCTTTCAGGATACTTGATTGTTCTTATAACTTGATTATTGTAAGCAATGCAACAATAAACTTGGTAGTGCACCTATTTCTTTAAGATCCAATAATTTGATTTAATTATAATAGCAGTAGCATAACTTCTAGATCTTCTGTCGCTTTCCTATGTATTTGTAAGCATGCCACATTGTATTTACTGTCATGGCTGCACCAAGTTACATCCCCATCAAAGGGAGAAGGGTTCCCTTTTATCCACATGCTCTGTAACATCCATCTTCCATTTTGTAATATTGATTTTCAAGAGACAGAGCCAGGAACTAGTCAACAGGAAGTAGCCATAGAGAATAGATGAGTCCAGGAAATGGATAGAGCAACAcaaaggaagcagtgaagagagCCGTTTTGGTTTGGAACAGCAGAAGAGAAACTCTCTTTCTGAGATGCCAGCTAAGGAGGAAGGTCAACTGGTTACTCTTTGACCCCTCTTAGGTGGCAGGTCAGATATGACTCTCAAATCTATTTGTAAAGTTGTAAGattaaaatttagtttaaaaGCATTTGGTGTTCCAATACGTGGCAGGACCACATGGACAGAGGTGATGCCAGTCCATCGAATTGCTTCTGCTGGTGCCACTGCAGACAAACTGGAAAgtcagcagatttggtgagacaCCTGGGAAGTTCTTAAGGATTACACTAACTggtattaaaaatgaattttcccCATGTTAAGGATGGGAACTATCACAATGCAAGGCATTAGGATAGCATGGATAGTGCTGCTTTGGATGGCTTGAAAATGGCAGCAGTAAATGAGCGGGTAAATGAGATTCACATATGCTGATCTCAACTGCTGTGAGTctggtaattcatattttatccttCAAAAGTTCCTTGACAACTGTGTAAAACTGGAAAAGCTGTCTGATAAGATACAAGCCTCAGAAAtacttattaattaaaataagaaaatactcaGATACAGACAGAAGAATTTAGACAAGAATCTGCTGTGCCTCTGcatgaagaaactgaagagggTCAGTCCAAGATTACTAGAACAACCTTAGTTTTT is from Microtus pennsylvanicus isolate mMicPen1 chromosome 1, mMicPen1.hap1, whole genome shotgun sequence and encodes:
- the LOC142838665 gene encoding keratin-associated protein 20-2-like, producing MCYYCGYYGGLGYGYGGLGYGCGYGGYGGYGGCGRYGGYGYGCYRPLCYRRYWSYGFY
- the LOC142838672 gene encoding keratin-associated protein 20-2-like yields the protein MCYYGSYYGGLGYGYGGLGCGYGCGYGGYGGYGGCGGYGGYGGYGYGCCRPLCCRRYWSYGFY